From Equus asinus isolate D_3611 breed Donkey chromosome 14, EquAss-T2T_v2, whole genome shotgun sequence, one genomic window encodes:
- the GREP1 gene encoding glycine-rich extracellular protein 1 isoform X8 produces the protein MGTQAFPAALFLLCLTSESLQGGLPPLSPGLGKGYGPPSGLGAGFGNGNGLRAQPGAGGGVRPLKPGPGNGNQLGAGAFPGVAAQPGVGGAVKPQKPGYGNGLGAGAFPGLGAQPGFGSRNGLGVSAFPGAGALPGIGGIVKPQKPGYANGNGMGTRAFLGVGAQPGLAAQNGFGPGFGGGGKPQKPGPAAQNGYGPGFGGAVKPQKPGFGNGNGLGAQPGQETQNGYGAGFGGGMKPQKPGYIQGNGLGAQPGPVTQNGYGPGFGGAMKPQKPGFGNGNGLGAQPGLPAQNGYPAGPPAQNGYGAGPQVPIGYGPGIGEGMKLQKPVYRNGLAAGAFPGQRAQPGLGEGVKPQKPGYGNGNGLGAQPAPTAAIQWGLKPQKAGYQPLNSYGPGAEVGFGGGLQPQKVGFGYWNGGLGAGVFPEARPQPGFPGANGFRNGYEEEVLVDSRAAAPAPEGNGQAASLRGFPWPSLQPWGAALKPGYAAGGTYPGVSSQPGPYGQLRPDLGPGPFGGPEVKRDISDLLGNGYGGRCPLGKC, from the exons ATGGGCACCCAGGCCTTCCCCGCCGCCCTCTTCCTGCTCTGCCTGACTTCTGAAAGCCTGCAAGGCG GGCTGCCTCCGTTGTCTCCAGGCCTGGGGAAAG GCTACGGTCCCCCCAGTGGCCTGGGAGCAG GATTCGGGAACGGGAATGGGCTGAGAGCCCAGCCAG GCGCTGGAGGGGGTGTGAGACCCCTCAAGCCAG ggcctgggaatGGGAACCAGCTGGGAGCAGGGGCCTTCCCAGGTGTTGCAGCCCAGCCAG GCGTTGGAGGAGCTGTGAAACCTCAGAAACCAG GATATGGCAATGGCCTGGGAGCTGGGGCCTTCCCAGGGCTGGGAGCCCAGCCAG GATTTGGGAGCAGAAATGGTTTAGGAGTCAGTGCTTTTCCCGGGGCAGGAGCCCTGCCAG gAATTGGAGGGATTGTGAAACCCCAAAAGCCAG GATATGCCAACGGGAATGGGATGGGAACCAGGGCCTTCCTGGGAGTTGGAGCCCAGCCAG GTCTCGCAGCTCAGAATGGCTTTGGACCAG GCTTTGGAGGGGGTGGAAAACCCCAGAAGCCAG GTCCTGCAGCTCAGAACGGCTATGGACCAG GCTTTGGAGGGGCTGTGAAACCCCAGAAGCCCG GATTTGGGAACGGCAATGGGCTGGGTGCCCAGCCAG GCCAGGAAACCCAGAACGGATACGGGGCAG GCTTCGGGGGGGGCATGAAGCCCCAGAAGCCAG GATACATTCAGGGAAATGGACTGGGAGCCCAGCCAG GCCCTGTGACTCAAAACGGCTATGGACCAG GCTTTGGAGGGGCCATGAAACCCCAGAAGCCGG GATTTGGGAACGGCAATGGGCTGGGAGCCCAGCCAG gcCTCCCAGCTCAGAATGGCTACCCTGCAGGCCCCCCAGCTCAGAATGGCTACGGAGCAG GCCCTCAGGTTCCTATCGGTTACGGACCAG GCATTGGTGAGGGCATGAAGCTGCAGAAGCCAG TTTACAGGAACGGGCTGGCAGCCGGAGCCTTCCCAGGCCAAAGGGCCCAGCCAG GTCTGGGAGAGGGTGTGAAACCTCAGAAGCCAG GATATGGCAACGGAAACGGGCTGGGGGCCCAGCCAG CACCAACTGCAGCCATCCAGTGGGGACTGAAACCTCAGAAAGCAG GGTACCAGCCTCTGAATAGCTATGGACCAGGAGCAGAAGTGG GCTTTGGTGGTGGCCTTCAGCCCCAGAAAGTCG GGTTTGGTTACTGGAATGGTGGTCTGGGAGCTGGGGTCTTCCCTGAGGCCCGCCCGCAGCCAg GGTTCCCTGGGGCCAATGGCTTTAGGAATG GGTATGAGGAGGAAGTGCTTGTGGACTCCAGAGCAGCAGCTCCAGCCCCTGAAGGAAATG GTCAGGCCGCTTCCCTGAGGGGCTTTCCCtggccctccctccagccctggggagCTGCCCTGAAGCCTGGATATGCTGCTGGAGGCACATATCCAGGGGTCAGCAGCCAGCCAG GGCCCTATGGGCAACTGAGGCCAGACCTGGGCCCCGGGCCTTTCG GGGGCCCTGAGGTGAAGAGAGACATCAGTGACCTGCTGGGAAATGGCTATGGAG GCCGCTGCCCTCTTGGGAAATGCTAA